Below is a genomic region from Demequina sp..
GCGAGCCGCTCCTGGTGTCAGCGCTCAAGGCGGCCGCGGGCGCTGCGGCGACCATCGTCGTCGGACCGCCAAGCGCCCACCACCCGCCGGAGCTGACTACCAGGGAGGACCCTCCAGGCGGCGGTCCGGTTGCCGCCATTGCCGCCGGTCTGGGCCTGGTTGGGGACGCCGAGTGGGTGCTCGTGCTCGCGTGCGATACGCCCCGGGCGGCAGCCGCAGTGCCGGTGTTGCTCGCGGCGGCGAACAGCGGGCCCGACGCTGTTGTCGGGTTCGCGGATGGCCACCGGCAGCCTCTTCTCGCCCTATACAGGAGGGACGCCCTCGCGTCCGCGCTTGCCGTCATGGACGTGGAGTCCGCGTCCATGAGGGCGCTGCTTGACGGTCTCGACGTGGTCGAGGCGGAGCTGCCTGAGGGGGCCGCGAAAGACCTGGATACGTGGGAAGATGTTGAGCAGGCACGAAGGGAGTTCTCATGACTGGGGACAGCGTTCTTGACGCGTGGGTCGCGGCACTCGCGAAGAAACTTGACGTGGATCTCGGCGACCTGGACGTGCAGGCGATCCTCGATGTGGCCCGC
It encodes:
- a CDS encoding NTP transferase domain-containing protein, with protein sequence MAALTPPDVDYAAIVLSGGRARRLGGASKPDLVVGGEPLLVSALKAAAGAAATIVVGPPSAHHPPELTTREDPPGGGPVAAIAAGLGLVGDAEWVLVLACDTPRAAAAVPVLLAAANSGPDAVVGFADGHRQPLLALYRRDALASALAVMDVESASMRALLDGLDVVEAELPEGAAKDLDTWEDVEQARREFS